One window of the Podospora pseudocomata strain CBS 415.72m chromosome 7, whole genome shotgun sequence genome contains the following:
- a CDS encoding hypothetical protein (BUSCO:EOG092658ZO; EggNog:ENOG503P357; COG:S) codes for MAQKARKDRAKSNVATLNNLHLGSLIVNGLFLLLNFIFRSRSLLTWFVLSLPSFICQFILEKSGRPTYDPSTKALKSSGEDLAAAGLTEYMFDVVWVTWAAAILVALFGNWAWFLWTIVPAYGLYKGYGMFGAARQMAQLGGSADAGAPAVGNRKQRRAAA; via the coding sequence ATGGCTCAAAAGGCACGCAAAGATAGAGCCAAGTCCAATGTGGCAAcgctcaacaacctccatctcggcTCACTCATCGTCAATGGCCTCTTCCTGCTGCTCAACTTCATCTTCAGGTCACGGTCCCTTCTGACCTGGTTCGTCCTCTCGCTTCCCAGCTTTATCTGCCAGTTCATCTTGGAAAAGTCGGGCCGTCCGACAtacgacccctccaccaaggCTCTCAAGTCATCCGGAGAGGATCTTGCGGCTGCTGGACTCACCGAGTACATGTTCGACGTGGTCTGGGTGACTTGGGCCGCCGCCATTCTCGTGGCTCTTTTCGGAAACTGGGCTTGGTTCCTATGGACTATCGTGCCCGCTTATGGGCTCTACAAGGGCTATGGCATGTTTGGTGCTGCTAGGCAAATGGCTCAACTAGGTGGAAGCGCGGATGCCGGTGCACCTGCCGTGGGCAACCGCAAGCAACGGCGGGCGGCAGCTTAA